In the genome of Thunnus albacares chromosome 16, fThuAlb1.1, whole genome shotgun sequence, the window TAGTAAGTACAATTTCTTTAAAATCTGTGTGTATtcatcactggattaaaatttTCCATTCAAGTATTGAACCTACACTAAAAGTGACCCTGTACCCTGATTTGTGTCTGCCCTTTCGAGCTTCAGGTTACTCTTCCCTTAAAATAGTGACGTCTACAAAGTCTACAGGTGAAAGCTCACTGTTTGCCATTAAGGCACAATTGAGTATGGGTTAATACTACTGTTCCATTAGTCTTTTCTACTCACGAACCATCTGAGTAAAAGTACtaagaaaaaacaggaaaaatctGATAAACGGGAATATTTCTTTCCTTATCCTTTGGTCAGATGAATGTGTAACTATTCATTTCCCAGGGCAGGGCGGACCttcacagattaaaaaaaaaagcaaaagctcctcctttttacacagaaaacaggaagaagtGACCACAAGTCAGCACCAAAAGCTACACGTGTTAATCTAGTAAAAATAGGAGTAAACAGGAAAGACAGTCCAGCGGTgcgtatgtatgtgtttatactGAGATTTTAAAGGTGTTTATTGATAAAACCGCGACTAAATTACTGAAAGTGAGCGCTGTCTGAGCAAAAACGAGTCAATCTGTGAAAGTAAGTTGTCTGTCTCAGAGTTCATACAAGCATTAAAAGACACCTACGGAAAACAACGACAGAATGGCTGCCAATGAATCGCCATCTGAAGTGGACTGCTCCTGTCCTGTGTGCTGTGACATATTTAAAGATCCTGTGGTCTTGTTGTGTGGTCACAGCTTCTGCAAGTACTGTCTTCAGGAGTggtggagacaaagtaaactcCAGACGTGCCCGGTCTGTAAGGAAATATTTCCAATGGCTCAGCCTCCACGTAATCTGGCACTGAGAAATCTTTCTGACACCTTGAGACAAGAGAGGAGTCAGAGAGCTACGACAGGATCTAAAGAGTTCTGCAGTCTGCACAATGAGAAACTCCAGCTCTTCTGTCAAGATGATCAAGAGCTCATCTGTTTGATTTGTAGGGAtgcaaaaaaacataagaaacaTAACTGTGTCCCCATCAATGAAGCAGCAAAAGACCATAGGGTAAGCAATATAGTTTAATATAGCAACTGAGAGAGGTCCTGGGCTTGGTAGTTTTTTATACTAATTTTAGAAATGATTATTCTTGTTCTTGTTATACTTATAGACCAAACTGAAGGTTCAGCTgatgaatttaaaaagaaaacaggggTCATTCAAAGCAGAAAAACTCAAGTGTGATAAAATGGCCAGCCACATCACAGTAAGTCACAAACATGATGTTTACAGCGATAGCCAGTATTATATCATGTAgtttactttattaaaaaaagtgTCTCCCCTCAGCTCCAGGCCCAGCAGACCGAGAAGACGATAAAAAAGGAGTTTCAAAAGCTGTACCAGTTCCTGCGGGCAGAAGAGGCTGCAAGGATTGATGCTGTGAGGAAAGAGGCGACACTCAAGAGTGAGGCAATGAAGATCAGGATTGTAAACCTGACTGCAGAGTCCTCCTCACTCTCAGACAAAATCAAAACCATACAGGGGGAAATGAAAACTGAAGACATCTCATTAATGCTGGTAATTAGTGATCACTTGTGTCAATCA includes:
- the LOC122999677 gene encoding E3 ubiquitin-protein ligase TRIM35-like encodes the protein MAANESPSEVDCSCPVCCDIFKDPVVLLCGHSFCKYCLQEWWRQSKLQTCPVCKEIFPMAQPPRNLALRNLSDTLRQERSQRATTGSKEFCSLHNEKLQLFCQDDQELICLICRDAKKHKKHNCVPINEAAKDHRTKLKVQLMNLKRKQGSFKAEKLKCDKMASHITLQAQQTEKTIKKEFQKLYQFLRAEEAARIDAVRKEATLKSEAMKIRIVNLTAESSSLSDKIKTIQGEMKTEDISLMLNVKSSIERSQCNLPKPETPSGALIDEAKHLGNLQFKVWRKMKSIIQYTPVTLDPNSGGSSLTISEQMTRSTVAPLWQPHLDNPERSEYRSVFGSEGFSSGKHSWDVEVRDYWSVGVATRTEPFTSENIWAIELCVCANTLFEHTSGSTRTICKDSFPQRVRVQLDYDQGILSFFDLDRKTLVRTIKDTFTKPVFPFFRDNAKILPAELSVTVRQPR